TGGGCAGCGCCAGTTTCTGGGAAGGCATCGACCTGCCGGGAGACATCCTGACGCTGGTGGCCATCGACAAACTGCCGTTCGCGCCGCCGGACGATCCGGTGATCGAGGCGCGCTTGCGCGAATGCCGCGAGCGCGGCGGCAATCCTTTCGCCGAGTACCAGTTGCCGGAAGCGGCGATCGCCCTCAAGCAGGGCGCGGGGCGCCTGATCCGCACGATGTCGGATTGGGGCGTGCTGATGGTCGGCGACGTGCGCCTGGTCGAGAAAAGCTACGGCAAGCGCCTGTGGCGCGGCCTGCCGCCCTTTGCCCGCACGCGCGAGCTGAACGAGGCGCTGGGCTTCCTGGAACGCAAGGCCGGCGCGGCGCGCGAGGCCCGCGGCGGGACGGACGGCGGACAGGGCGCGGACGGCGAGCCGGGGAAGGACGGCGAGTAGGGGACCGACGGCGAGCAATAAAAAAACGAGGGCCGCGCGATGCGGCCCTCGTCTTTTTTCCTTGAATTCTCCCAGATCGAAACCAACACTTCGACCAGGAGACCGGGCGGGCGGCGGCTATCGGCTGCTATCGGCTATACCGGGCAGCCGCGTCCGTGCCTCAGAACCAGCCCCAGGGATCCCACCAGGCCTTGTCCACCTTGAAGCCCTGCTGGGGGAATTTGCTGTTCGGATAGTTCCGGTCCAGCACGCGCTGGGCGTCGTTCTTCAGGTCCGGCATGTTCAGCTTGTCGTAGGCCAGGACCATGATGTACAGCGCTTCCTCGGCGGCGGGGGCGCCCTCGAAGTCGGTGATCACGGTCTGCGCGCGGTTGGCCGCCGCGACGTAGGCGCCGCGCTCGTAGTAGTAGCGGGCCACGTGCACTTCGTTCATGGCGATGGCGTTGACCAGCCAGGCCATGCGCTGCTTGGCGTCGGGCACGTACTTGCTGTCCGGGAAGCGGTTGATCAGCTCGGTGAAGGCGTCATACGACGCGCGCAGGCCCTTCGGGTCCCGTTCGCTGGGATCCTGGCCGGTGACGCTGGTCATGAAGGCGCTGGCCGGCGTGAAGTTGATCAGCCCCTTCAGGTACAGGACGTAGTCGGTGCCCGGGTGGTTGGGATAAAGCTGCTGGAAACGGTCGATGGCCGCGAGCGCTTGCTCGTTTTCACCGTCCTTCCAGTTGATGTACGCGACGTCGATCAGGGCTTGTTGGGCATAGACGCCAAAGGGATAGCGGCTTTCGACCGCCGTCATACGCTCGCGCGCATCCTTCCAGTTGCCCGCCGACATTTCCTGCTTGCCGTCGGCATACAGTTGCTCGGCGCTCCAGCCGGCGGTTTTGTCGTATTTGGCGCTGGTCGTGCCGCACGCGGCGAGGACCAGGGTGAAGAGCAGGGCGAAGAATGTACGCGCGACCGACCCGAATCGGGAGGCGTGGATTGAGTGGGCGGGAACGCGGAGAATCACGACGGTTGTTTCCTTGGTGTTAGCATGGCTGCGGTCGATTATATGATTTGTCTCCATGTCCGATATAGCCGCGACTGCGGAATTCCCGTCCGACGACGAACCGCAGACCTTGCGCCTGCCCTTGAACGCCCCCGCCGACCGTCTCGATAAAGTGCTGGCCGGCTATTTGACGGACCATTCGCGCAGCCGCCTGCAAGGCTGGATCGAGGCCGGACACGTCCTGGTCAACGGCGCGCCGGCCAAGGTGCGCCAGCTCGTGGGACCGGGCGATGTCCTGACGATCTGGGCGCAGCCGGCGCCCGAAAGCCTGGCCTACACCCCGGAACCGGTCGATTTCGGCGTGGTGCAGGCCAGCCCGGACTGGATCGTGGTGGACAAGCCGGCCGGCCTGGTCACCCATCCCGGCGCCGGCAACTGGACCGGCACGCTGCTCAACGGGCTGCTGTACCGTTATCCCGAGCTCGCCACGGTGGCGCGCGCCGGCATCGTGCACCGGCTGGACAAGGACACCTCCGGCCTGATGGTGGTGGCGCGGACCGAGCGCGCCCAGACCCATCTGGTGCGCCAGTTGCAGGCGCGCAGCATGGGGCGGGAATACCTGGCGCTGGCGCACGGGCGGCTGGCGGCCGGCGGCACGGTGGACCGGGAAATCGGCCGCGACCCGCGGGTGCCGGTCAGGATGAGCGTGGAGCGGCCGGTGGCGCCCAAGCAGGCCATCACCCGTTATGAGCCGCGCCGCTGGGGCCTGGCCGACGGCGCGCCGGCCACCCTGGTGGCCTGTCGCCTGGAAACCGGCCGCACCCACCAGATCCGCGTGCACCTGGCCAGCCTGGGGCATCCGCTGCTGGGCGACGTGCTTTACGGCGGCCGCTGCGTGGCGGGCGCTACGCGGCAGATGCTGCACGCCCGCGCCCTGCATTTCGAGGATCCGGGCGGCGGCGGCGAGCGCGCCTTCGAAACGCCGCCCCCCGCCGACATGCAGGCCGTCCTCGATGCCGTGCAGTGGCAATGAGCGCGCCGGGCCGCCCCAAGCGCGAATCCTCCCTCGGGGAGGGGGCGCGCAGCGACAGGAGGGCACACAATCAACGCGCCGGGCCGCCCCAAGCGCGAATCCTCCCTCGGGGAGGGGGTGCGTAGCGCCAGGAGGGTAGTCCAGTGAACTATTCATGCCCGGTTACCCGCCATCCCGGCGTTTCTCTCAGGTAAAGCATCCATGCCGCAGCAAGCTTCCACCCCCGATACGCCCGTCCTGCCCGTGGTCAGCGGGCCGGCCTGGCCCGGTCTCCGCTATTTCTGCACGACCCGCGGCGGCGGGGTGGGGCGCGCGCCGCACGATACGCTGAACCTGGGCTTGCGCGCGGGCGACGATCCGGACGCCGTGGCGGAAAACCGCCGGCGCCTGCGCGCCATGCTGCCCGCCGAGCCGCTGTGGCTGAAGCAGGTCCACGGCAGCGGGGTCATCGACGCGGACCTGCCGCTGCCCGGCGCGGAACCGGGCGAGGACCCCGCCGCCGACAGCGCGGTGACCGCGCGCGCCGGCCGGGTGCTGGCCGTCATGGCGGCGGATTGCCTGCCCGTCATGCTGGTCGACCGCGACGCCACCGTGCTGGGCGCCGCGCACGCGGGCTGGCGCGGACTGTCGGGCGGCGTGCTGGAAAACGTGTTGGCGGCCCTGCGGCGCAAGAATCCGGCGGCGACGCAATGGCGGGCCTGGGTCGGTCCCGGCATCGGGCCGTCGGCGTTCGAGGTCGGCGAGGACGTCCTGCGCGCCTTTACCGACGGTGACGGCGACGACGACGGCCAGGCCGCCGCGCTGTTTCGCCCCTATCCCGGCCGGCCGGGCAAATGGCTCGCCGACCTGCCCGGGCTGGCGGCCCTGCGCCTGCGCCGCGCCGGCGTGCAGGACGTGCACGTCAGCGGCCTGTGCACGTATACCGACCACGAGCGCTTTTTTTCCTATCGCCGCGACGGCGCCACCGGCCGCATGGCCATGCTGGCATGGCTGGAACCCGGCGAGGCCGCTCGCTACCCCTGAGGTTACCCGCATTGACAGCCCTCGCGGCGACAATGCACCATCCCTGCAAAAGCCATCATTCATAACAAGGTGTTGAGGTGACAGCCCATCAATCCGCAGCATGGCCCGTTCCGGTGGGCGTGGCGCCGGACGTCCTGGCTCAGATCCAGGCGGATTTCGCCCGCGATTGGCAACGTCTGATGGACGATGCCCGGCAGGGGCAGCTTGCCGCGCCGACCGATCGCCGTTTCGCCGGCGAGGCGTGGCGCGGCAGCGCGCAGCATTTGCTGATGGCGCATGCCTATCTATTGTCGGCCAAGGCCATGGAACGCATGGTCGACGCCGCCGACGTCAGCGACGCGCTGCGCGCGCGGCTGCGATTTTCGGTGATGCAATGGGTCGACGCCATCGCGCCGTCCAATTTCCTTGCGCTCAATCCCGAAGCCCAGCAGTCCATCGTGGCCTCGGCCGGCAAGGCGCTGGACGTCGGACTGTCCAACCTGATCGCCGACTTGCGCAAGGGCCGCATTTCGCAGACCGACGAAAGCCAGTTCGAGATCGGCGTCAACGTGGCCACCACGCCCGGCCAGGTGGTGTACGAGAACAAGCTGTTCCAGTTGATCCAGTACGCGCCCACCACCGAGCGGGTGCATGAGCGGCCGCTGGTCATCATCCCGCCCAACATCAACAAGTTCTACATCCTGGACCTGCAGCCGGCCAATTCCCTCGTGCGCCATGCGGTGGATGCCGGTCTCACCGTGTTCATGGTGTCGTGGCGCAATCCGGTGGCCGGCGACAAGGACGGGACGGAGCACGCCTCCTGGTCGGATTACCTGGACGAGGCCGTGCTGCGCGCCCTGGCCGTCGCCAGCGAGATCAGCGGGCAGGACCAGGTCAACGCGCTGGGCTTCTGCGTCGGCGGCACCATGCTGGCCTCGGCCCTGGCGCTGGCCGAGGCGCGCGGCGAGCAGCCCGTGGCCGCCTTGACGCTG
This genomic interval from Bordetella genomosp. 10 contains the following:
- a CDS encoding outer membrane protein assembly factor BamD, encoding MILRVPAHSIHASRFGSVARTFFALLFTLVLAACGTTSAKYDKTAGWSAEQLYADGKQEMSAGNWKDARERMTAVESRYPFGVYAQQALIDVAYINWKDGENEQALAAIDRFQQLYPNHPGTDYVLYLKGLINFTPASAFMTSVTGQDPSERDPKGLRASYDAFTELINRFPDSKYVPDAKQRMAWLVNAIAMNEVHVARYYYERGAYVAAANRAQTVITDFEGAPAAEEALYIMVLAYDKLNMPDLKNDAQRVLDRNYPNSKFPQQGFKVDKAWWDPWGWF
- a CDS encoding RluA family pseudouridine synthase, which translates into the protein MSDIAATAEFPSDDEPQTLRLPLNAPADRLDKVLAGYLTDHSRSRLQGWIEAGHVLVNGAPAKVRQLVGPGDVLTIWAQPAPESLAYTPEPVDFGVVQASPDWIVVDKPAGLVTHPGAGNWTGTLLNGLLYRYPELATVARAGIVHRLDKDTSGLMVVARTERAQTHLVRQLQARSMGREYLALAHGRLAAGGTVDREIGRDPRVPVRMSVERPVAPKQAITRYEPRRWGLADGAPATLVACRLETGRTHQIRVHLASLGHPLLGDVLYGGRCVAGATRQMLHARALHFEDPGGGGERAFETPPPADMQAVLDAVQWQ
- the pgeF gene encoding peptidoglycan editing factor PgeF; amino-acid sequence: MPQQASTPDTPVLPVVSGPAWPGLRYFCTTRGGGVGRAPHDTLNLGLRAGDDPDAVAENRRRLRAMLPAEPLWLKQVHGSGVIDADLPLPGAEPGEDPAADSAVTARAGRVLAVMAADCLPVMLVDRDATVLGAAHAGWRGLSGGVLENVLAALRRKNPAATQWRAWVGPGIGPSAFEVGEDVLRAFTDGDGDDDGQAAALFRPYPGRPGKWLADLPGLAALRLRRAGVQDVHVSGLCTYTDHERFFSYRRDGATGRMAMLAWLEPGEAARYP
- the phaC gene encoding class I poly(R)-hydroxyalkanoic acid synthase, translated to MTAHQSAAWPVPVGVAPDVLAQIQADFARDWQRLMDDARQGQLAAPTDRRFAGEAWRGSAQHLLMAHAYLLSAKAMERMVDAADVSDALRARLRFSVMQWVDAIAPSNFLALNPEAQQSIVASAGKALDVGLSNLIADLRKGRISQTDESQFEIGVNVATTPGQVVYENKLFQLIQYAPTTERVHERPLVIIPPNINKFYILDLQPANSLVRHAVDAGLTVFMVSWRNPVAGDKDGTEHASWSDYLDEAVLRALAVASEISGQDQVNALGFCVGGTMLASALALAEARGEQPVAALTLLTALLDFRDTGVLNVFVDETHALLRDRQLGGGGLMSGRELATTFSFLRPNELVWNYVVGNYLKGQTPPAFDLLFWNADGTNLPGPFFAWYFRNTYLENNLKVPGRCTAAGLPLDLTRLSMPVYIYGSREDHIVPWPSAYASTQLLRGPRRFVLGASGHIAGVINPPAKQRRSYWVVGEEAGGDDYLPGDPVAWLGRATEHAGSWWPDWLAWLAPHGGRLVKAPAKQGSKAYPPLEPAPGRYVKVRAM